In Thermothelomyces thermophilus ATCC 42464 chromosome 2, complete sequence, a single window of DNA contains:
- a CDS encoding Intradiol ring-cleavage dioxygenase-like protein: MTLKQLLMSALLAAPALAHPAHKEKVYAHAALPLERKSLAHCAAKFNEPEFVKRTVEHHGRELHRLKRARGIPVEEKPKISPRDYLDVIKIDHKSNKTVTEGMDLSTLFEDYGACMLMPAVDQGPLYVKGEEVRKDITNGEPGIPLTLAIQVVDYKTCETVTDAFVDVWSSNSTGYPGMGDPNDSSILQGTTLRGVQPTDDHGIASFDSLFPGHYEGRATHIHAIVYLGATKEANNTITGGRAAHVGQLYFDQSLITEADKLAPYNTNRMAIVLNQNDFLFRAGANGDDPIVRYALVGNKLEDGLFAWIRFGIDQNANLRVNPAAFWTENGGVMNPTGPISQLPPGGFPGWPGWGMRKRVEAALAAAQAQNDG; the protein is encoded by the exons ATGACGCTCAAGCAGTTGCTCATGAGCGCGCTGCTCGCAGCACCCGCGCTGGCTCATCCGGCCCACAAGGAGAAGGTGTACGCGCACGCGGCCCTCCCCCTCGAGCGCAAGTCTCTGGCCCACTGTGCGGCCAAGTTCAACGAACCCGAGTTCGTCAAGAGGACGGTCGAACACCATGGCCGCGAGTTGCATCGGCTGAAGCGTGCGCGAGGTATTCCGGTTGAGGAAAA GCCCAAGATAAGCCCGCGCGACTACCTCGATGTCATCAAGATCGACCACAAGAGCAACAAGACGGTCACCGAGGGGATGGATCTCAGCACGCTGTTTGAGGACTACGGGGCCTGCATGCTGATGCCTGCTGTCGACCAGGGCCCTCTGT ACGTCAAAGGAGAGGAGGTCCGAAAGGACATTACGAATGGCGAGCCGGGCATCCCCTTGACCCTGGCGATCCAGGTCGTGGACTACAAGACGTGCGAGACGGTCACGGATGCGTTTGTCGACGTCTGGAGCTCCAATTCGACT GGCTACCCGGGCATGGGCGACCCCAACGACTCCTCGATCCTGCAGGGTACCACCCTCCGCGGCGTGCAGCCGACCGACGACCACGGCATTGCCTCTTTTGACTCGCTGTTCCCGGGCCACTACGAGGGGCGTGCTACCCACATTCACG CCATCGTCTACCTTGGCGCGACCAAGGAGGCCAACAACACGATCACGGGCGGCCGGGCGGCGCACGTGGGCCAACTATACTTTGACCAGAGTCTCATCACCGAGGCGGACAAGCTGGCGCCGTACAACACCAACAGGATGGCGATTGTGTTGAACCAGAACGACTTCCTCTTCCGGGCGGGCGCCAACGGCGACGACCCGATCGTGCGCTACGCCCTCGTCGGCAACAAGCTTGAGGACGGCCTGTTCGCCTGGATCCGCTTTGGCATCGACCAGAACGCCAACCTGCGCGTTAACCCGGCCGCCTTCTGGACGGAAAATGGCGGCGTCATGAACCCCACCGGCCCCATCTCGCAGCTTCCTCCCGGCGGCTTCCCCGGCTGGCCTGGTTGGGGCATGAGGAAGAGGGTAGAGGCGGCCTTGGCTGCCGCTCAGGCGCAGAACGACGGGTAA
- a CDS encoding metalloprotease, with translation MRFTPLALAAAAVHGVVAAPPRETRPAPVQQREFACGAPEPDAEHIKISQQFAAQEAEFLASGNLTAQATITVDVYFHVVATSTSLSGGYIPDSQLDAQLQVLNTAYAPYGFQFVHKGTTRTVNANWADDTKGYEMTMKRSLRQGSYSALNLYFLYEMGDNLGYCYFPEAGGATAGSTARIRDGCTILYSTVPGGSATNYNLGHTATHETGHWFGLYHTFQGGCSGNGDYVDDTPAQASPSSGCPVGRDSCPNNPGLDPIHNYMDYSIDSCYEEFTAGQQARMLSFWNTYRAGK, from the exons ATGCGTTTCACcccccttgcccttgccgcGGCTGCGGTCCacggcgtcgtcgccgccccgCCGCGCGAGACTCGGCCAGCACCAGTCCAGCAGCGCGAGTTTGCCTGCGGCGCTCCCGAGCCGGACGCCGAGCACATCAAGATCTCGCAGCAGTTCGCTGCCCAGGAGGCCGAGTTCCTCGCCTCGGGCAACCTGACAGCCCAAGCCACCATCACGGTCGACGTCTACTTCCACGTCGTGGCCACGTCGACCTCCCTGAGCGGCGGCTACATCCCT GACAGCCAGCTGGACGCGCAGCTACAGGTGCTCAACACGGCGTACGCGCCGTACGGGTTCCAGTTCGTGCACAAGGGGACGACGCGGACGGTCAACGCCAACTGGGCGGACGACACCAAGGGGTACGAGATGACGATGAAGCGGTCGCTGCGGCAGGGCAGCTACTCGGCGCTCAACCTCTACTTCCTGTACGAGATGGGAGACAACCTCGGGTACTGCTACTTCCCCGAGGCGGGCGGGGCCACGGCCGGGTCGACGGCGCGCATCCGCGACGGCTGCACCATCCTCTACAGCACCGTCCCCGGCGGCAGCGCCACCAACTACAACCTCGGCCACACCGCCACCCACGAGACCGGCCACTGGTTCGGCCTCTACCACACCTTCCAGGGCGGCTGCTCCGGCAACGGCGACTACGTCGACGACACCCCGGCCCAGGCCAGCCCCAGCAGCGGCTGCCCTGTCGGCCGCGACTCGTGCCCGAACAACCCCGGCCTCGACCCCATCCACAACTACATGGACTACTCGATCGA CTCGTGCTACGAGGAGTTCACTGCCGGGCAGCAGGCCCGCATGCTCAGCTTCTGGAACACCTACCGCGCCGGCAAgtaa
- a CDS encoding carbohydrate esterase family 1 protein (CAZy_ID 267966) yields the protein MSRYLLGRLIVATVAITVASLRGVTAATPSPGCGKTPTLITDGSATTPLTLTSNGKTRRFYVKLPDDYDNSHPYRLIFALHALGGTAQQVTTGTGGYLPWYGIPDLAANDTVGAVYVAPDGLNNGWANQGGEDVAFLEAVMETVEQDVCVDRDLRFSTGFSYGAAMSYTLACALGRRIRAVAVLSGSPVISGGCAGAGSGASEPVAYYGQHGISDPVLPVAGGREMRDHFVRTNGCDAGRGPPREPARGSGTHVKTVYDGCDPDYPVVWNAFDGDHTPQPVDRGATTTFSAVETWEFFSQFK from the coding sequence ATGTCCCGGTACCTTCTCGGTCGACTAATAGTGGCCACAGTGGCCATCACGGTGGCCTCTCTCCGCGGCGTGACGGCCGCCACGCCGTCGCCGGGATGCGGGAAGACGCCGACGCTGATCACGGACGGGTCCGCCACGACTCCCCTGACGCTGACCTCCAACGGCAAGACGCGGCGGTTCTACGTCAAGCTTCCCGACGACTACGACAACAGCCACCCGTACCGGCTCATCTTCGCGCTGCACGCCCTCGGCGGGACCGCCCAGCAGGTCACCACCGGGACGGGCGGCTACCTGCCGTGGTACGGGATCCCCGACCTCGCGGCCAACGACACGGTGGGCGCCGTCTACGTGGCGCCCGACGGGCTCAACAACGGCTGGGCCAACCAGGGGGGCGAGGACGTGGCCTTCCTGGAGGCCGTGATGGAGACGGTGGAGCAGGACGTGTGCGTCGACCGGGACCTGCGCTTCTCGACCGGCTTCAGCTACGGCGCCGCCATGTCGTACACGCTCGCGTGCGCGCTCGGCCGCCGCATCCGGGCCGTCGCCGTGCTCTCGGGCAGCCCCGTCATCAGCGGCGgctgcgccggcgccggctccGGCGCCTCCGAGCCCGTCGCCTACTACGGCCAGCACGGCATCTCCGACCCGGTCCTCCccgtcgccggcggccgCGAGATGCGCGACCACTTCGTCCGCACCAACGGCTGCGACGCCGGCCGGGGCCCCCCCCGGGAGCCCGCCCGCGGCAGCGGCACCCACGTCAAGACGGTCTACGACGGCTGCGACCCGGACTACCCCGTCGTGTGGAACGCGTTCGACGGCGACCACACCCCGCAGCCCGTCGACCGGGGCGCCACCACCACTTTCTCGGCCGTCGAGACCTGGGAGTTCTTCTCGCAGTTCAAGTAA